One Cryptosporangium aurantiacum DNA window includes the following coding sequences:
- a CDS encoding aKG-HExxH-type peptide beta-hydroxylase has product MSLPRLRLAETQIDELAFRRPSEATLQLLRAGQASRRRLLLLALWRERAGTNDPAYELFVRAARAAPVAVEEVVDRPLAAASAVRYLRSDRPVGSEEPNHPRALAAAAAIRAGVSFAIDVPAPDGTIFLPTLGTASGLHCATAIVSGDRGTFTVGCRHLTVPASPGPHWRPRQVVALGGVPAWTVEIEDHDPARDCFGYIPAAPLDRAGGEAVRTNLARGWQVLAAHYPDYARAARACLRSVVPLDADPGTAGPDDRAASASSTLAFGCVAITPSVSPETVALLLAHELQHNILAAAQDLTPFTDPPGSELHHAPWRSDPRSADALLQGAYAHAAVTDHWKGRWLRSVAARTPDREAGFHFAYWREVTTTATATLRRSTELSRAGRRLVDGLWSARDSWWAEELPRSLETAAHQVSAADAVHWRIANRRPAPGVPQRLSGAFARGLDCPPLPASEVRAAPPGPNRHTRVAAAIRRRALDRSPPADDARAADGYRRRIAVDPSDDEAWVGLAHVTGQLGRSPAAAALAERPDLVRAVLLAYRADHGVRNAPSPERIAEWLVNGGNSEAADTDDRSGVDQYHR; this is encoded by the coding sequence ATGAGCCTGCCGCGCCTCCGGCTCGCCGAAACGCAGATCGACGAACTGGCGTTTCGCCGGCCGAGCGAGGCCACTCTCCAGCTGCTCCGGGCTGGGCAAGCCTCGCGTCGCCGGCTGCTGTTGCTGGCGCTGTGGCGGGAACGGGCCGGAACTAACGACCCCGCGTACGAACTCTTCGTCCGCGCGGCGCGGGCCGCGCCGGTAGCCGTGGAAGAAGTCGTCGATCGACCGCTGGCCGCTGCGTCGGCCGTGCGATATCTGCGCTCCGACCGGCCGGTCGGGTCCGAGGAGCCGAACCATCCCCGGGCGCTGGCCGCCGCCGCCGCGATCCGGGCAGGCGTTTCGTTCGCGATCGACGTGCCGGCGCCGGACGGCACGATCTTTCTCCCGACGCTCGGCACCGCCTCCGGCCTGCACTGCGCCACGGCGATCGTGTCCGGCGACCGCGGTACGTTCACGGTCGGCTGTCGGCATCTGACAGTTCCGGCGTCGCCCGGGCCGCACTGGCGCCCCCGGCAGGTCGTGGCTCTGGGCGGGGTACCGGCCTGGACCGTCGAGATCGAGGATCACGATCCGGCCCGCGACTGCTTCGGGTACATTCCCGCCGCGCCGCTCGATCGCGCCGGGGGCGAAGCCGTGCGCACGAACCTCGCGCGCGGCTGGCAGGTTCTCGCCGCTCACTACCCCGACTACGCCCGAGCGGCACGGGCGTGTCTTCGGTCCGTCGTCCCGCTCGACGCGGATCCCGGAACGGCGGGTCCGGACGACCGAGCCGCGAGCGCGTCGTCCACGCTGGCTTTCGGGTGTGTGGCGATCACGCCGTCGGTGTCCCCGGAGACCGTCGCGCTGCTCCTCGCGCACGAACTGCAGCACAACATCCTCGCCGCGGCCCAGGACCTGACCCCGTTCACCGACCCGCCCGGCAGCGAGCTTCACCATGCGCCCTGGCGATCGGACCCGCGTTCGGCCGACGCGCTCCTCCAGGGTGCGTATGCCCACGCGGCCGTGACCGACCACTGGAAGGGTCGTTGGCTGCGCTCCGTGGCCGCACGCACCCCGGACCGGGAGGCCGGCTTCCACTTCGCGTATTGGCGGGAGGTGACGACGACCGCGACGGCGACGCTCCGACGCTCGACCGAGTTGTCCCGAGCGGGCCGACGGCTGGTGGACGGATTGTGGAGCGCCCGCGACAGCTGGTGGGCGGAGGAACTACCCCGGTCACTGGAGACAGCCGCGCACCAGGTCAGTGCGGCGGACGCGGTGCACTGGCGGATCGCGAACCGCCGCCCGGCGCCCGGTGTGCCGCAGCGACTGAGCGGCGCTTTTGCCAGGGGCCTGGACTGCCCGCCCCTTCCGGCGTCGGAGGTGCGTGCGGCACCACCCGGCCCGAATCGGCACACCCGGGTGGCGGCGGCCATCCGGCGGCGAGCCCTCGACCGGTCGCCGCCGGCCGACGACGCGCGTGCGGCCGACGGCTACCGGCGGCGCATCGCCGTGGACCCCTCGGACGACGAGGCCTGGGTCGGGCTGGCCCATGTCACCGGTCAGCTGGGACGATCGCCCGCCGCTGCCGCACTCGCGGAACGTCCGGATCTCGTTCGGGCGGTCCTGCTCGCCTACCGCGCCGACCACGGCGTCCGGAACGCACCCTCTCCGGAGCGAATCGCGGAATGGTTGGTGAATGGGGGTAATTCAGAGGCCGCCGACACCGATGACAGGTCCGGAGTGGATCAGTACCATCGGTGA
- a CDS encoding FxsB family cyclophane-forming radical SAM/SPASM peptide maturase, with the protein MPAESPGGIRELVIKLHERCNIACDHCYMYEAADQSWRGRPTQMPAEIVDATAQRLGEHARRHGLTTVRVVFHGGEPLLAGPAAIEYAIRSFRSAAPATCRVEFTMQTNGILLDERFLDLFRRFDVRVGVSLDGNRVANDRHRRYARGRSSYDEAVAGIRALRSPENRRIYGGILCTIDVRNDPVETFEALLAHEPPLLDFLFPHGNWVHPPPGVDPGAGTDRPTPYADWLITIFDRWYRSPPETGVRIFASIISLVLGGPSGTEAFGPDKPATVVVESDGAFEGSDALKTTGPSGGSTGLSVLTASLDDVTRHAMVAGGMRGVSGLSSECRECPVVNVCGGGLFAHRYGPDGTFGHPSVFSADLRRLIEHVHGRLHSDLVLAQAGRPR; encoded by the coding sequence ATGCCGGCCGAGTCGCCCGGTGGCATACGCGAACTCGTCATCAAGCTCCATGAGCGGTGCAACATCGCCTGCGACCACTGTTACATGTACGAGGCCGCGGACCAGAGCTGGCGCGGACGCCCGACTCAGATGCCCGCCGAGATCGTCGACGCCACCGCGCAGCGCCTCGGAGAACACGCCCGACGCCATGGTCTCACCACCGTCCGCGTGGTCTTTCACGGCGGCGAACCGCTTCTGGCCGGACCGGCCGCTATCGAGTACGCGATCCGATCCTTTCGTTCCGCCGCGCCGGCGACCTGCCGCGTGGAATTCACGATGCAGACCAACGGAATCCTGCTCGACGAGCGTTTCCTCGATCTGTTCCGCCGGTTCGACGTTCGAGTGGGGGTCAGCCTGGACGGCAACCGGGTGGCCAACGACCGCCATCGACGCTACGCGCGCGGCCGCAGTTCCTATGACGAGGCGGTCGCCGGCATCCGGGCGTTACGGTCACCGGAGAACCGTCGGATCTACGGCGGAATACTCTGCACGATCGACGTCCGCAACGATCCTGTCGAGACATTCGAGGCGTTGCTCGCCCACGAGCCACCGCTTTTGGATTTCCTTTTTCCGCACGGCAACTGGGTCCATCCGCCTCCCGGCGTAGATCCGGGTGCCGGTACCGATCGGCCCACACCGTACGCGGACTGGCTCATCACGATCTTCGATCGGTGGTACCGCTCGCCACCGGAGACCGGTGTCCGGATCTTCGCATCGATCATCTCGCTAGTGCTCGGTGGGCCGAGCGGCACGGAGGCATTCGGACCGGACAAACCCGCGACGGTGGTCGTCGAGAGCGACGGAGCATTCGAGGGAAGCGATGCGCTGAAAACCACCGGGCCGAGCGGCGGTTCGACCGGCCTCTCCGTTCTCACCGCCTCGTTGGACGACGTGACGCGCCACGCCATGGTCGCGGGAGGCATGCGTGGCGTGTCCGGCCTGAGCAGCGAGTGCCGTGAATGCCCCGTGGTGAACGTCTGTGGCGGGGGCCTGTTCGCGCATCGTTACGGTCCGGACGGCACATTCGGGCACCCGTCGGTCTTCAGCGCTGATCTCCGTCGATTGATCGAGCACGTTCACGGCCGGCTGCACAGCGATCTGGTGCTCGCGCAGGCCGGGCGACCGCGATGA
- a CDS encoding alpha/beta fold hydrolase, producing the protein MTVPAADGLIATPVGNLAYTIAGAGEPLLLIHGLGGTRRTWRHLIDSLATDHTVIAADLPGHGHSDAPAGDYSLGAHASALRDLLVALGHSDATLVGHSLGGGIALQFAYQFPERTNRIVLISSGGLGTEVTPLLRAATLPGAAAFVAGLGRIPTGLTRRVLPALSVLPGVIARQDTRPIAEDLRGLAHPRQRRAFLRTARTVIDWRGQTVSASRQLSLLAELPVFITWGSRDRTIPPHHHQALARRIPEAHSLEISTAGHYPHETAPEQLLPAVHEFLRTTQPYRYDEERWRQLVTGAGALDEPKNTLPLAV; encoded by the coding sequence GTGACAGTCCCCGCCGCCGACGGTCTGATCGCCACGCCCGTCGGAAATCTCGCTTACACCATCGCGGGAGCGGGCGAACCCCTCCTGCTGATCCACGGGCTCGGGGGAACCCGCCGCACCTGGCGGCACCTGATCGACTCCCTCGCCACCGACCACACCGTGATCGCGGCCGACCTGCCCGGTCACGGCCATTCCGACGCACCCGCCGGCGACTACTCACTCGGCGCGCACGCCTCCGCGCTCCGGGATCTCCTCGTGGCTCTGGGGCACTCCGACGCCACGCTCGTCGGCCACAGCCTCGGTGGCGGCATCGCGCTCCAGTTCGCCTACCAGTTCCCCGAGCGCACCAATCGGATCGTCCTGATCAGCAGCGGTGGCTTGGGCACCGAGGTCACCCCGCTGTTGCGCGCCGCGACTCTCCCGGGTGCCGCGGCGTTCGTCGCCGGGCTCGGACGGATACCCACCGGCCTCACGCGCCGGGTACTGCCCGCGCTGTCCGTCCTGCCCGGCGTCATCGCCCGGCAGGACACCCGGCCGATCGCCGAGGACCTCCGTGGTTTGGCCCACCCCCGACAGCGTCGAGCGTTCCTCCGCACCGCCCGGACGGTCATCGACTGGCGGGGACAGACGGTCAGCGCGAGCCGTCAACTCAGCCTGCTCGCCGAGCTTCCCGTCTTCATCACCTGGGGAAGCCGCGACCGGACCATCCCGCCCCACCACCATCAGGCACTCGCTCGGCGGATACCCGAGGCGCACTCGCTCGAGATCTCGACGGCCGGCCACTACCCGCACGAAACCGCACCCGAGCAACTGCTGCCGGCGGTCCACGAGTTCCTCCGGACCACCCAGCCGTATCGCTACGACGAAGAGCGCTGGCGGCAACTGGTCACCGGCGCGGGCGCCCTCGACGAACCGAAAAACACCCTCCCGCTAGCCGTCTGA